A window of Microcystis aeruginosa FD4 contains these coding sequences:
- a CDS encoding helicase-related protein, producing MPTHDIIDNRQQKLVDNINQILHSSEAAHFAVGYFFLSGFTAIAPRLATIPQMRLLIGNTSNRETIEQLAEGYRRLELIKDHLEAQEYPKRTERKQMATETAENIRSSVELMDQTDEAETLVKNLVQMIEEKRLQVRVYAKGRLHAKAYIFDYGTIYNQQGQPLERQEKGLAIVGSSNLTLSGISHNTELNVIVHGNENHTSLTEWFNQLWDEAIEFDETLIQSLKQSWAMIPVRPYDIYMKTLYMLVRDRLTEETASEIMIDNEITEKLADFQKVAVDHAIKLIREYGGCFVSDVVGLGKSFIGAAIVKRFEQVEKARPLIICPAPLLEMWERYNEIYQLNARVLSMGLLRENDISGIRVLLEDFKYKDRDFVLIDESHNLRNDATQRYKIVEAFLAAGRQCCFLTATPRNKSAWDIYHQIKLFHQDDKTDLPIDPPDLKEYFRLVEKGEKQLPDLLSNILIRRTRNHILRWYGFDAKTHKRVDADNFKDYLNGNQRAYVIVGGKHQFFPKRELQTIEYSIEDTYQGLYQELRQYLGKSRQRQPANPHKNELCYARYGLGNYVLPNQRKQEPLLSLQTGGANLRGLMRVLLFKRFESSVYAFQETVKKLLQVHQRFREALRQGIIPAGEEAQAILYEPNNGEEQDIIDALRQVSGKYNIADFDAPRLQKHLEHDIQLLEKILHLVEPITPDKDAKLQTLKSWLNKPPLQESKCLIFTQYADTAYYLYQNLNPNGDREDIEVIYSGDKNKARVVGRFAPKSNKYYNLTPGEPEIKTLIATDVLAEGLNLQDGNLIINYDLHWNPVRLIQRFGRIDRIGSENDVVYGFNFLPETGLERNLGLRQKLKNRIQEIHETIGEDAAILDPTEQLNEEAMYAIYETSGSNQLSLFEDKGEFLDLNEAEEILRQLQRENPAEYERIANLPHGIRTARFSLNKGIIVFCEASYPNRKDWKGYQQLYWLDEQGEIRSKDIARILGMLKSNREEAGLPLPKNYNQAVMQVKVKFAREVQHRQSEREYSRSLTQAQRYVLRELGLLFKTTQDEEIRKQVNLLEQAFRQPITTALKRELNLIKRKSLTGEALFSELKKLYTQHEMRDWLDRRRLQGEEQPIPIIICSQALV from the coding sequence ATGCCTACCCACGACATCATCGACAATCGCCAGCAAAAATTAGTCGATAACATCAACCAAATTCTCCACTCCTCAGAAGCCGCTCATTTTGCCGTCGGTTACTTCTTCCTCTCCGGCTTTACTGCGATCGCACCTCGTCTCGCCACCATCCCACAAATGCGCCTCCTGATTGGCAACACCAGCAACCGGGAAACCATCGAACAACTAGCAGAAGGCTACCGCCGCTTAGAACTAATTAAAGACCATCTAGAGGCACAAGAATACCCCAAACGGACAGAACGCAAGCAGATGGCAACAGAAACCGCCGAAAATATTCGTTCCAGCGTCGAACTAATGGACCAAACAGATGAAGCAGAAACCTTAGTAAAAAATCTGGTTCAAATGATTGAAGAAAAGCGCCTTCAGGTGCGCGTTTATGCTAAAGGGCGACTCCATGCTAAAGCCTATATCTTTGACTACGGGACAATTTATAACCAGCAGGGACAACCCCTAGAACGTCAAGAAAAAGGCCTTGCTATCGTTGGTTCTTCCAACCTTACTTTATCAGGAATTTCCCACAATACCGAACTTAATGTTATCGTTCACGGTAATGAAAATCATACCAGTTTAACAGAATGGTTCAATCAACTTTGGGACGAAGCAATAGAATTTGATGAAACACTAATACAGTCTTTAAAACAGTCTTGGGCGATGATTCCAGTACGTCCCTACGACATCTATATGAAAACTCTCTATATGCTCGTGCGCGATCGATTGACAGAAGAAACTGCCAGCGAAATCATGATAGATAACGAAATTACCGAGAAACTAGCAGACTTTCAAAAAGTAGCCGTTGACCACGCAATTAAACTCATCCGCGAGTATGGAGGTTGTTTCGTTTCCGATGTGGTAGGACTAGGAAAAAGCTTTATTGGTGCTGCCATTGTCAAACGTTTTGAACAAGTGGAAAAAGCCCGCCCCTTAATTATTTGTCCAGCGCCACTGCTGGAAATGTGGGAACGCTACAACGAAATTTATCAACTTAACGCCCGCGTTTTATCGATGGGATTGCTGCGGGAAAATGATATAAGTGGCATCAGAGTTTTATTAGAAGATTTTAAATACAAAGATCGAGATTTTGTCTTAATTGATGAAAGTCATAATCTGCGGAATGACGCAACCCAAAGATATAAAATCGTCGAAGCCTTTTTAGCAGCTGGGAGACAATGCTGTTTTTTAACAGCAACTCCTCGTAATAAAAGTGCTTGGGATATTTATCATCAGATTAAGCTCTTTCATCAAGATGATAAGACAGATTTACCCATAGATCCGCCCGATCTAAAAGAATATTTTCGATTAGTAGAGAAAGGGGAAAAACAGTTACCTGACTTGTTATCTAACATCTTAATCCGGCGCACTCGCAACCATATTTTACGCTGGTACGGCTTTGATGCCAAGACTCATAAACGCGTAGATGCAGACAATTTCAAGGATTATTTAAACGGAAATCAACGCGCTTACGTTATTGTGGGCGGTAAGCATCAGTTTTTTCCCAAAAGAGAACTACAAACCATTGAATATAGTATTGAAGATACCTATCAAGGACTTTACCAAGAACTGCGCCAATATTTAGGTAAATCTCGCCAACGGCAACCAGCCAACCCTCATAAAAATGAACTTTGCTATGCTCGTTATGGTTTGGGAAATTATGTATTACCAAATCAGCGCAAACAAGAACCATTACTCAGTTTACAAACTGGGGGAGCAAATTTAAGAGGACTGATGCGAGTCCTCTTATTCAAACGCTTTGAATCTAGCGTTTATGCCTTCCAAGAAACTGTTAAGAAATTACTGCAAGTCCATCAACGCTTTCGAGAAGCTTTACGCCAAGGAATTATCCCCGCTGGGGAAGAAGCTCAGGCAATTCTCTATGAGCCAAACAATGGGGAAGAACAAGACATTATCGATGCTTTGCGTCAGGTATCGGGAAAGTATAATATAGCTGATTTTGATGCCCCAAGATTGCAGAAACACCTCGAACATGACATCCAATTGCTAGAGAAAATTTTGCACTTAGTTGAGCCAATTACCCCCGACAAAGACGCGAAATTACAAACCCTCAAAAGCTGGTTGAATAAACCGCCGCTGCAAGAGAGCAAGTGCCTCATTTTTACTCAGTATGCTGATACTGCCTATTACTTGTATCAAAACCTCAATCCTAACGGCGATCGAGAGGATATAGAAGTCATCTACAGTGGCGATAAAAATAAGGCGCGAGTCGTGGGTAGATTTGCCCCCAAATCCAACAAATACTATAATTTGACCCCAGGAGAGCCGGAAATCAAGACTTTAATTGCTACCGATGTCCTAGCCGAAGGTTTAAACCTACAAGATGGCAACCTGATTATTAATTATGACCTGCATTGGAATCCAGTTCGACTTATTCAAAGGTTTGGTCGGATTGATCGGATTGGCAGCGAGAATGATGTGGTTTACGGCTTTAATTTTCTCCCAGAGACGGGATTAGAGCGGAATCTAGGATTACGGCAAAAACTCAAAAACCGCATTCAAGAAATTCACGAAACCATCGGGGAGGATGCGGCAATTCTTGACCCAACGGAACAGCTTAATGAAGAGGCTATGTATGCAATTTATGAAACAAGTGGCAGCAATCAATTAAGTTTGTTTGAAGATAAGGGAGAATTTCTCGACCTCAACGAAGCAGAAGAAATTCTCAGACAACTCCAGCGAGAAAATCCGGCTGAATACGAACGGATAGCTAACCTGCCTCACGGCATCCGCACGGCTCGCTTTTCTCTCAATAAGGGCATAATTGTCTTCTGTGAAGCTTCCTATCCTAACCGCAAAGATTGGAAGGGCTACCAGCAATTATATTGGCTCGATGAACAGGGAGAGATCAGATCCAAAGATATTGCCCGCATTTTAGGAATGCTCAAAAGTAACCGAGAAGAAGCCGGACTGCCGCTGCCCAAAAATTACAACCAAGCAGTGATGCAAGTCAAGGTGAAATTTGCCCGAGAAGTCCAACACCGCCAATCGGAACGGGAGTACAGCCGTTCTCTGACTCAAGCACAGCGCTACGTCCTGCGAGAATTGGGACTACTGTTCAAAACCACTCAGGATGAAGAAATCCGCAAGCAGGTTAACCTATTGGAACAGGCCTTTCGCCAACCGATTACCACTGCGCTTAAGCGCGAGTTAAACCTGATCAAGCGCAAGAGTCTTACAGGAGAAGCTTTGTTTAGCGAACTAAAGAAACTATACACCCAACACGAGATGCGCGACTGGTTAGATCGCCGTCGCCTGCAAGGTGAGGAGCAACCAATTCCCATCATTATTTGCAGTCAGGCTTTAGTTTAG
- a CDS encoding DUF4926 domain-containing protein, which translates to MKLLDVVALLEDLPQLGLYCGQVGTIVEVYEPTVFEVEFSDTSGRAYAIETLQENQLMLLHHSPLEPKNLAVNLG; encoded by the coding sequence ATGAAACTCTTAGATGTAGTTGCCTTATTAGAAGACTTACCCCAATTAGGATTATATTGCGGACAAGTCGGAACAATTGTAGAAGTTTATGAACCCACAGTTTTTGAAGTTGAATTTAGCGATACATCAGGACGTGCTTATGCTATCGAAACCTTACAAGAAAATCAACTAATGTTATTACATCATTCTCCCTTAGAACCTAAAAATTTAGCTGTAAATCTAGGGTAA
- a CDS encoding DUF6883 domain-containing protein — protein sequence MKLPNSKNTIIDDNKLTSYSLNINHSDGQHKARVFKSVLNLDINDVQFLKNALLEAVKTYDAIPDKINQYGQKYVIDFPLTHQNKTAIIHSVWIIRNDENFPRLVTCYVL from the coding sequence GTGAAATTACCCAATTCTAAAAATACCATCATTGATGATAACAAATTGACCAGTTATTCCCTGAATATAAATCATTCAGATGGACAGCATAAAGCCAGGGTTTTTAAATCCGTCTTAAACTTAGATATTAATGACGTTCAATTTCTTAAAAATGCACTCCTAGAAGCAGTTAAAACCTATGATGCTATTCCTGACAAAATCAATCAATATGGACAAAAGTATGTTATTGATTTTCCCCTGACTCATCAAAACAAAACCGCCATTATTCACAGTGTTTGGATCATCAGAAATGACGAAAACTTTCCCCGCTTAGTGACTTGTTATGTACTTTAA